A stretch of Dyella sp. BiH032 DNA encodes these proteins:
- the rfbB gene encoding dTDP-glucose 4,6-dehydratase, with protein MATILVTGGAGFIGGNFVLQAVHAGHKVINLDKLTYAGNLATLSSVANHPGHRLVEGDIGDRILVARLLKEHQPQAIINFAAESHVDRSIDGPAAFIETNVVGTLGLLECARDYWRAMGDTPHAASFRFLHVSTDEVYGSLGAEGRFHETTPYAPNSPYSASKAASDHLVRAFHHTYGLPTLTTNCSNNYGPYQFPEKLIPLVIQKALKGELLPVYGDGLNVRDWLFVEDHCEAIARVLAGGRPGETYNVGGDSERTNIDVVRTICELLDARVPKAKGTYADQITFVRDRPGHDRRYAIDASKLRGELGWQPRHDFVTGMRRTVDWYLANEAWVAGILNGSYRLERLGQ; from the coding sequence ATGGCAACCATTCTTGTTACCGGCGGAGCCGGGTTCATTGGCGGCAACTTCGTCCTGCAAGCCGTCCATGCTGGCCACAAGGTCATCAATCTCGATAAGCTGACCTATGCAGGCAATCTCGCCACACTGTCCTCAGTGGCTAATCATCCAGGGCATCGCCTGGTCGAAGGCGACATTGGTGACCGCATATTGGTCGCCAGGCTACTGAAGGAGCATCAGCCGCAGGCGATCATCAACTTCGCTGCTGAATCCCATGTGGATCGTTCGATCGACGGTCCCGCCGCCTTCATCGAAACCAATGTTGTCGGCACGCTGGGCCTGCTCGAATGCGCACGCGACTATTGGCGTGCTATGGGCGACACACCGCACGCCGCATCATTCCGGTTTCTTCACGTTTCTACTGACGAGGTATACGGCTCGCTCGGCGCCGAAGGACGCTTTCACGAAACGACGCCGTATGCGCCGAATTCGCCGTACTCCGCCTCGAAGGCGGCCTCGGACCATCTGGTGCGAGCTTTCCATCACACCTACGGATTGCCCACGCTTACCACGAACTGCTCGAATAACTACGGGCCATATCAGTTCCCTGAAAAGTTGATCCCGCTGGTGATCCAGAAAGCGCTGAAGGGCGAGCTGCTACCGGTATACGGCGATGGCCTAAACGTGCGCGACTGGTTGTTCGTGGAAGACCACTGCGAAGCGATCGCAAGGGTACTCGCGGGCGGTCGTCCTGGCGAAACCTACAATGTCGGCGGCGACTCGGAACGCACCAATATCGATGTCGTGCGCACGATCTGCGAACTACTTGATGCACGCGTGCCGAAGGCAAAAGGAACCTACGCGGATCAGATCACATTCGTTCGCGACCGCCCCGGGCATGATCGTCGGTATGCCATCGACGCATCCAAGCTTCGCGGCGAACTTGGATGGCAACCCAGACACGATTTCGTCACAGGCATGCGCCGCACCGTCGACTGGTACCTCGCCAACGAGGCATGGGTCGCCGGTATCCTCAACGGCAGTTATCGACTGGAGCGCCTCGGCCAATGA
- the rfbA gene encoding glucose-1-phosphate thymidylyltransferase RfbA, with product MTQRKGIILAGGSGTRLYPITRSVSKQLLPVYDKPMIYYPLTTLMLAGIRDILIINTPHEQSMFQRLLGDGSQWGLRLEYVAQPSPDGLAQAFILGRNFLDGAPSCLILGDNIFHGEGLTGRMLRANARREGATVFGYWVRDPERYGVAEVDASGKVVDIEEKPARPRSHYAITGLYFYDGTASERAAALRPSARGELEITDLNRTYLRDGALHLEQLGRGYAWLDTGTHESMVEAGNYIQTIENRQGLKVACPEEIALMQGWIDVSRLRELAQPLAKTQYGQYLLRLAEQHSSR from the coding sequence ATGACCCAAAGGAAAGGCATCATCCTTGCCGGTGGTTCAGGCACACGCCTTTATCCAATCACCCGTTCGGTGAGCAAGCAGCTCCTTCCGGTCTACGACAAGCCGATGATCTATTACCCCCTGACCACGCTGATGCTGGCCGGGATTAGGGACATTCTGATCATCAACACGCCGCACGAGCAGAGCATGTTTCAGCGCCTGCTCGGTGATGGCTCGCAATGGGGTCTGCGGCTGGAGTACGTGGCACAGCCTTCGCCTGATGGTCTCGCCCAGGCCTTCATTCTTGGACGCAATTTCCTCGATGGCGCGCCGAGCTGCCTGATCCTCGGCGATAACATCTTTCACGGCGAAGGTCTCACCGGACGCATGCTGCGCGCCAATGCGCGCAGGGAAGGCGCCACGGTATTCGGTTACTGGGTGCGTGATCCGGAACGCTATGGCGTAGCGGAGGTCGATGCCAGCGGCAAGGTCGTCGACATCGAGGAAAAACCCGCCAGGCCACGCTCCCACTACGCCATCACCGGCCTGTATTTCTACGACGGCACCGCTAGCGAGCGCGCTGCCGCACTGCGCCCTTCCGCCCGCGGTGAACTGGAAATCACCGATCTCAATCGGACCTATCTGCGTGATGGCGCGTTGCATCTCGAACAACTCGGACGCGGTTATGCCTGGCTCGATACCGGCACGCATGAGTCCATGGTCGAAGCCGGCAACTACATTCAGACGATCGAGAACCGCCAAGGCCTGAAAGTGGCCTGCCCAGAGGAGATCGCATTAATGCAGGGCTGGATCGATGTGTCGCGCCTGCGCGAACTTGCCCAGCCGCTGGCCAAGACACAGTACGGCCAGTACCTTCTCCGACTCGCCGAACAGCATAGCAGCCGATGA
- the rfbC gene encoding dTDP-4-dehydrorhamnose 3,5-epimerase — protein MRHIDTPLPGVAILEPIVHGDDRGFFFESYNRQTFVQLGIDVNFVQSNVSRSKRGVLRGLHYQWPRPQGKLVSVLEGEVYDVAVDIRPDSPTFRQHTGAMLTSANKRMMWIPPGYAHGFCVLSEHALFAYQCTELYDRAADASIRWNDPALMIDWPVASPELSNKDLAAPLLDEVPLERLPGYAP, from the coding sequence ATGAGACATATCGACACACCACTGCCCGGAGTGGCCATCCTCGAACCAATAGTCCATGGCGACGACAGGGGTTTCTTCTTCGAGAGCTACAACCGCCAGACCTTCGTACAGCTCGGCATCGACGTTAATTTCGTGCAGAGCAACGTCTCGCGTTCCAAACGCGGCGTGCTGCGCGGCCTGCATTACCAGTGGCCGCGCCCGCAAGGCAAACTGGTAAGCGTACTGGAAGGCGAGGTCTATGACGTGGCGGTCGATATCCGCCCGGATTCGCCCACCTTCCGCCAGCACACCGGCGCCATGCTTACCTCAGCCAACAAGCGGATGATGTGGATTCCGCCGGGTTATGCGCACGGCTTCTGCGTGCTCTCCGAGCATGCGCTGTTCGCCTACCAGTGTACTGAGCTGTACGATCGCGCGGCGGATGCTTCGATCCGTTGGAACGATCCAGCCCTCATGATCGATTGGCCAGTGGCCTCGCCCGAGCTATCGAATAAGGATCTCGCAGCACCGCTCCTCGACGAAGTACCCCTCGAACGTCTGCCGGGCTATGCGCCGTGA
- the rfbD gene encoding dTDP-4-dehydrorhamnose reductase, whose product MKVLLLGGNGQLGTHLRYTLSPLQGEVVVATRTGDQDTLACDINDSSALRALLRAQRPHLVINAAAYTSVDKAETEAEHAFAINGEVPGIIGGTVAAWNGAVVHYSTDYVFDGHARTPYAEFDVTAPLGVYGASKLAGEQALASSGADYLIIRTAWVYSLHGRNFLTTMLRLASERSLLRVVDDQQGTPTSARFLAHATAHIANVWMAKSNRRKLSGVYHLTNDGNTTWCRFTRAIMEEAIALGRLERTPAIEAISTSDYPTPAQRPLYSVLSCARIKQAFCLDIPSWQDELHTVLAETS is encoded by the coding sequence GTGAAGGTATTGCTGCTCGGGGGCAACGGGCAGTTGGGAACCCATCTTCGATACACCCTGTCTCCGCTGCAGGGCGAGGTGGTGGTAGCTACGCGTACTGGCGATCAAGACACGCTGGCCTGCGATATCAATGACAGCAGCGCACTGCGTGCGCTATTGCGTGCGCAGCGACCTCATCTGGTGATCAATGCCGCCGCGTATACCTCCGTCGACAAAGCCGAAACGGAAGCCGAGCACGCATTCGCTATCAATGGCGAAGTACCGGGCATCATCGGCGGCACAGTCGCTGCCTGGAATGGCGCGGTCGTGCATTACTCCACTGATTACGTCTTTGACGGCCATGCGCGCACTCCTTACGCGGAGTTCGATGTCACCGCGCCGCTTGGTGTCTATGGCGCCAGCAAGCTCGCTGGTGAGCAGGCGCTGGCATCCAGCGGCGCAGACTATCTGATAATACGCACCGCATGGGTATACAGCCTGCACGGCAGAAACTTCCTCACTACCATGCTGCGTCTGGCTAGCGAACGATCTCTACTGCGTGTCGTCGACGACCAACAAGGTACACCGACCAGCGCGCGCTTTCTTGCACATGCTACGGCCCACATCGCGAATGTGTGGATGGCAAAGTCCAACCGGCGCAAGCTGAGTGGCGTCTATCACCTGACCAACGATGGCAATACTACTTGGTGTCGTTTTACCCGCGCAATCATGGAAGAAGCCATCGCGCTCGGACGACTTGAGCGCACTCCTGCGATTGAAGCCATTAGCACATCAGACTATCCGACGCCGGCCCAGCGTCCGCTTTATTCTGTGCTGTCATGCGCTCGGATTAAGCAGGCATTTTGCCTTGACATCCCGTCGTGGCAAGACGAATTGCACACGGTGCTTGCTGAAACAAGTTAG
- the glmS gene encoding glutamine--fructose-6-phosphate transaminase (isomerizing) has protein sequence MCGIVAATAQRDVAPLLIAGLKALEYRGYDSAGLAVLQEGAIRRVREKGKVREMESLYLADPFPGGTGIAHTRWATHGVPNQVNAHPHVAGHVAIVHNGIIENYATLREELASRGHVFTSETDTEVMAALISERMASGKSLLDAVSSVVHELEGAYAIAVISDKEPGRVIGARRGAPLLVGVGIGENFLGSDAQALIQVTNKIIYLEEHDVVEITRGRVRIFGQDGKIVERSVHESELSTDAVERGEYRHYMQKEIFEQPRAVADTLEARIGPHGVLPNIFGVGGDELLAKAKGLHIIACGTSYHAGLVAKYWIEEYARLPVNVEVASEYRYREAVVPDGTMFVAISQSGETADTLAAMRESRRRGYLGTLAICNVPESSVVREADLKLMTRAGPEIGVASTKAFTTQLAALGLLTLQLARHRGLDDARYADLVAQLQALPGKIEKALELEPQIIDLAEHLINRQHALFLGRGAQYPVAMEGALKLKEISYIHAEAYAAGELKHGPLALVDEDMPVIAVAPNGPLLDKLKSNLQEVRARGGELLVFADGAASMDGNASRGAILRIDGGGDFIAPAVFTVPLQLLAYHVAVLRGTDVDQPRNLAKSVTVE, from the coding sequence ATGTGTGGAATCGTTGCCGCCACCGCCCAGCGCGACGTCGCCCCCTTGCTGATCGCCGGCCTGAAGGCGTTGGAATATCGCGGTTACGATTCGGCCGGCCTGGCCGTGCTGCAGGAAGGTGCCATTCGGCGCGTGCGCGAGAAGGGCAAGGTCCGCGAAATGGAATCGCTCTACCTTGCCGATCCGTTCCCCGGCGGTACCGGCATCGCCCATACGCGCTGGGCCACGCATGGCGTGCCGAATCAGGTGAATGCCCACCCGCACGTAGCCGGCCACGTGGCCATCGTGCATAACGGCATCATCGAGAACTACGCGACGCTGCGTGAAGAACTGGCCTCTCGCGGCCACGTCTTCACGTCGGAGACGGACACCGAAGTGATGGCCGCCCTCATCAGCGAGCGCATGGCATCCGGCAAATCGCTGTTGGATGCCGTGTCGTCGGTGGTGCATGAGCTCGAGGGCGCGTACGCCATCGCCGTGATCAGCGACAAGGAGCCCGGCCGCGTCATCGGTGCACGCCGTGGCGCGCCGTTGCTGGTGGGCGTGGGCATCGGCGAGAACTTCCTTGGTTCGGACGCCCAGGCCCTGATCCAGGTCACCAACAAGATCATCTATCTCGAAGAACACGACGTCGTGGAGATCACCCGCGGGCGGGTGCGCATCTTCGGGCAGGACGGAAAGATCGTCGAACGTTCGGTCCATGAGAGCGAATTGTCGACTGACGCGGTCGAGCGCGGCGAATACCGCCATTACATGCAGAAGGAAATCTTCGAGCAGCCTCGCGCCGTGGCCGATACGCTCGAGGCCCGCATCGGCCCGCACGGCGTGCTGCCCAACATTTTCGGCGTCGGTGGCGACGAACTGCTGGCCAAGGCCAAGGGTCTGCACATCATCGCCTGCGGCACCAGTTACCACGCCGGCCTGGTGGCCAAGTACTGGATCGAGGAATACGCGCGCTTGCCCGTGAACGTGGAAGTCGCCAGCGAATACCGCTACCGCGAGGCCGTGGTGCCGGACGGCACGATGTTCGTGGCGATCTCCCAGTCGGGCGAAACCGCCGATACGCTGGCGGCGATGCGCGAATCGCGCCGCCGCGGTTACCTGGGCACGCTGGCGATCTGCAACGTGCCCGAGTCGTCGGTCGTGCGCGAGGCGGATCTCAAGCTGATGACGCGCGCGGGCCCGGAGATCGGCGTGGCGTCGACCAAGGCGTTTACAACCCAGTTGGCGGCACTTGGCTTGCTGACGCTCCAGCTTGCGCGCCATCGCGGTCTGGACGATGCGCGTTATGCCGATCTGGTGGCGCAGCTGCAAGCCCTGCCCGGGAAGATCGAGAAGGCGCTTGAGTTGGAGCCGCAGATCATCGATCTGGCCGAGCACCTCATCAATCGCCAGCATGCTCTTTTCCTTGGCCGAGGCGCACAGTATCCGGTGGCAATGGAAGGAGCTTTGAAGCTGAAGGAGATCTCCTACATCCACGCCGAAGCCTATGCCGCCGGTGAGCTGAAGCACGGACCGCTGGCGCTGGTGGACGAGGACATGCCGGTGATCGCGGTGGCGCCTAACGGCCCGCTGTTGGACAAGCTCAAGTCGAACTTGCAGGAAGTGCGCGCGCGCGGTGGTGAGCTGCTGGTGTTTGCAGATGGGGCGGCGAGCATGGATGGCAATGCGTCGCGTGGTGCGATACTGCGTATCGATGGCGGTGGGGACTTTATCGCGCCGGCGGTGTTTACTGTTCCCTTGCAGCTGCTGGCTTACCACGTGGCGGTGCTGCGTGGCACGGATGTGGATCAGCCGCGCAATCTGGCAAAGTCGGTTACGGTGGAATAA
- a CDS encoding pyridoxal-phosphate dependent enzyme, producing the protein MTVHQSVLELIGRTPMVRAQRLDAGPCELFLKLESANPGGSIKDRIGLSMIEGAERAGKIKPGATLVEGTAGNTGLGLALVAQQKGYRLILVVPDKMSREKIFNLKAMGAEVVLTRSDVAKGHPEYYQDMAERIARETPGAYFINQFGNPDNPAAHVATTGPEIYEQMDGRVDAIVVGCGSSGTMTGLSSYFAEHSPNTEIVLADPVGSILAQYINEGVLSTKSGSWMVEGIGEDFLPTISDFSRVKKAYAISDKESFLAARELLAKEGVLGGSSTGTLLAAALKYCREQTSPKRVVTLVCDTGNKYLSKMYNDYWMLDNGFIEREQHGDLRDLLLRPFAQRDTVVVGPGELLMTAYTRMKLYDVSQLPVMDGSKLVGILDESDVLMHVHADERRFRDPVSTAMISNLQILDVHQPITSLLPVFERGHVAIVMDGEQFMGLITRIDLLNYLRRKVH; encoded by the coding sequence ATGACGGTCCACCAGAGTGTCCTCGAACTGATCGGCCGCACCCCGATGGTGCGCGCGCAGCGCCTGGATGCCGGCCCCTGTGAACTCTTCCTCAAGCTGGAGAGCGCCAACCCGGGTGGATCGATCAAGGACCGCATCGGCCTCTCGATGATCGAAGGCGCCGAGCGCGCCGGAAAGATCAAGCCGGGCGCGACACTCGTCGAAGGTACGGCCGGCAACACCGGCCTCGGGCTGGCCCTGGTGGCGCAGCAGAAGGGCTACCGGCTGATCCTGGTGGTGCCCGACAAGATGAGCCGGGAGAAGATCTTCAACCTCAAGGCGATGGGCGCCGAAGTGGTGCTGACCCGCTCCGACGTCGCCAAGGGCCATCCCGAGTACTACCAGGACATGGCCGAGCGGATCGCACGCGAAACGCCGGGGGCTTATTTCATCAATCAGTTCGGCAATCCGGACAACCCCGCGGCCCACGTCGCCACCACCGGCCCGGAGATCTACGAGCAGATGGACGGGCGCGTCGACGCCATCGTGGTGGGGTGCGGCTCGTCCGGCACCATGACAGGGTTGTCTAGCTATTTCGCCGAACATTCGCCGAATACCGAAATCGTCCTCGCGGACCCCGTCGGTTCCATCCTGGCGCAGTACATCAACGAAGGCGTGCTTTCGACCAAGTCGGGCAGCTGGATGGTGGAAGGCATCGGCGAAGACTTCCTGCCCACCATCAGCGATTTCAGCCGGGTGAAGAAGGCGTACGCGATCAGCGACAAGGAAAGTTTCCTCGCCGCGCGAGAGCTGCTTGCGAAGGAAGGCGTACTGGGCGGATCGTCCACCGGCACGCTGCTGGCCGCCGCGCTGAAGTACTGCCGCGAGCAGACGTCGCCCAAGCGTGTGGTGACGCTGGTATGCGATACGGGCAACAAGTATCTGTCGAAGATGTACAACGACTACTGGATGCTCGACAACGGCTTCATCGAGCGCGAGCAGCATGGCGATTTGCGTGACTTGCTGCTGCGTCCGTTCGCGCAACGCGATACGGTCGTGGTCGGCCCGGGCGAGCTGCTGATGACCGCCTACACGCGCATGAAGCTCTACGACGTCTCGCAGCTGCCGGTGATGGACGGCAGCAAGCTGGTCGGCATCCTCGACGAGTCGGATGTCCTGATGCACGTGCACGCCGACGAGCGCCGTTTCCGCGACCCGGTTTCCACGGCCATGATCAGCAATCTACAGATCCTCGACGTGCACCAGCCGATCACCTCGCTGCTGCCGGTGTTCGAGCGCGGCCACGTCGCGATCGTGATGGACGGTGAACAGTTCATGGGTCTGATCACGCGCATCGACCTGCTGAACTATCTACGCCGTAAGGTGCACTAG
- a CDS encoding YdcH family protein, whose amino-acid sequence MFENQQRDDVEALMKADAEFRRLYQHHKELDSKVHDAEIGVLPIDDMTLTGMKKEKLHAKERLQRMWDEHRLRVVN is encoded by the coding sequence ATGTTCGAAAACCAGCAGCGTGACGATGTCGAAGCCTTGATGAAAGCCGACGCGGAGTTCCGTCGGCTCTACCAGCACCACAAGGAGCTCGACAGCAAAGTGCATGACGCCGAGATCGGCGTCCTTCCTATCGATGACATGACCCTGACGGGCATGAAGAAGGAAAAACTCCACGCCAAGGAGCGGTTGCAGCGAATGTGGGATGAGCACAGGCTTCGTGTCGTCAACTAG
- a CDS encoding DUF4398 domain-containing protein gives MVHIFSAQEGRPNGLRTVFSMLALALALGTLGGCASVPPPDSAMTQAQMQLQYARDAGAADYAPVDLDFAQNKFQQAQAAMASRKYEDAAVLAEEAQADAELARAKARLGAARAQIQRKTQANRDLREQIEQDLNAQEEAAQRQQQQLQEQQQGLPTQEQTQDMPAPPSSVLQPVPQGEGFQTLPQTNDQGGRP, from the coding sequence ATGGTGCACATCTTTTCCGCGCAGGAAGGCCGTCCGAACGGCCTCCGCACGGTGTTTTCCATGCTGGCGCTCGCCCTTGCGCTCGGTACTCTTGGCGGCTGCGCCAGCGTGCCCCCGCCGGACAGCGCCATGACCCAGGCCCAGATGCAGTTGCAGTACGCCCGTGACGCCGGGGCGGCCGATTACGCGCCGGTCGACCTGGACTTCGCGCAGAACAAGTTCCAGCAGGCCCAGGCCGCCATGGCCAGCCGCAAGTACGAGGATGCCGCCGTGCTGGCCGAGGAAGCCCAGGCCGATGCCGAGCTTGCCCGGGCCAAGGCCCGGCTGGGCGCGGCCCGTGCCCAGATCCAGCGCAAGACCCAGGCCAACCGCGACCTGCGCGAGCAGATCGAGCAGGACCTGAACGCCCAGGAAGAAGCCGCCCAGCGGCAACAGCAGCAGCTGCAGGAGCAGCAACAGGGCCTGCCGACGCAGGAACAGACCCAGGACATGCCGGCCCCGCCGTCGTCCGTGCTCCAGCCCGTTCCCCAGGGCGAAGGCTTCCAGACCCTGCCCCAGACCAACGACCAGGGAGGCCGTCCATGA
- a CDS encoding PilT/PilU family type 4a pilus ATPase codes for MDIGYFLKLMVDKGASDMFLTTGAPVNIKVEGKLYPLGNTGLPGGMVKKIAYSLMDEGQVPQFERDLELNMALAVKEAGRFRINVFKQRGEVGMVIRAIKSDIPSIDQLQLPGIFRELIMEPRGLILVVGATGSGKSTTLAAMLDHRNQNSSGHILTIEDPIEYLHRHKKSIINQREVGLDTHSYHEALKNAMREAPDVIMIGEIRDTDTMEAAIAFSETGHLCLATLHSNNADQTLERILNFFPESAHKNVLMNLALNLRAVISQRLVIGKDGRRLPATEVLLNTPFIRDMIRRGQIHEVKEAMDRSLQEGMQTFDQSLYRLFKEGRIELEEALAKADSRDGLALKIRLSEGGGSDSAELVGNDPYGLGF; via the coding sequence GTGGATATTGGTTACTTCCTCAAGCTGATGGTGGACAAGGGCGCGTCGGACATGTTCCTGACGACCGGCGCCCCCGTGAACATCAAGGTGGAGGGCAAGCTGTACCCGCTGGGCAACACCGGCCTGCCCGGCGGCATGGTGAAGAAGATCGCCTATTCGCTCATGGACGAGGGCCAGGTGCCTCAGTTCGAACGCGACCTGGAGCTCAACATGGCGCTGGCGGTCAAGGAGGCCGGCCGCTTCCGCATCAACGTGTTCAAGCAGCGCGGCGAAGTGGGCATGGTGATCCGCGCGATCAAGAGCGACATCCCCAGCATCGACCAGTTGCAGCTGCCGGGCATTTTCCGCGAGCTGATCATGGAGCCGCGCGGCCTCATCCTGGTGGTCGGCGCCACCGGCTCGGGCAAGTCCACCACGCTGGCGGCGATGCTCGACCATCGCAACCAGAACTCGTCGGGCCACATCCTCACCATCGAGGATCCCATCGAGTATCTGCATCGCCACAAGAAGTCGATCATCAACCAGCGCGAAGTCGGCCTCGACACGCACAGCTATCACGAGGCGCTGAAGAACGCGATGCGCGAGGCGCCGGACGTGATCATGATCGGCGAGATCCGCGACACGGACACCATGGAAGCGGCCATCGCCTTCTCCGAGACGGGCCATCTCTGTCTCGCCACGCTGCACTCCAACAATGCGGACCAGACGCTGGAGCGCATCCTCAACTTCTTCCCGGAATCGGCGCACAAGAACGTGCTGATGAATCTCGCGCTGAATCTGCGCGCGGTGATCAGCCAGCGCCTGGTGATCGGCAAGGACGGCCGCCGCCTGCCGGCCACCGAGGTGCTGCTCAACACGCCGTTCATCCGCGACATGATCCGCCGCGGCCAGATCCACGAGGTGAAGGAAGCCATGGATCGCAGCCTGCAGGAAGGCATGCAGACCTTCGACCAGTCGCTGTACCGGCTTTTCAAGGAAGGCCGCATTGAGCTGGAGGAGGCGCTGGCCAAGGCCGATTCGCGCGATGGCCTGGCGCTCAAGATTCGCCTTTCCGAAGGCGGCGGCTCGGACAGCGCGGAGCTGGTCGGCAACGACCCCTACGGCCTGGGTTTCTGA
- the maiA gene encoding maleylacetoacetate isomerase: protein MSQALALYGYWRSSAAYRVRIALNLKGLAYESRPVHLVRNGGEQHQPDYQALNPQELVPCLVDRGQVFTQSMAIMEYLEETHPLPPLLPADAAGRARVRALTQLLACDVHPLGNLRVLQYLGSTFQADDAMRGEWSRHWISEGFRALETMLAGNVATGRFCHGDEPTLADACLVPQHYNAVRWKLPMGDFPTIGRIVDACQALDAFRQAAPEAQADAPPPG, encoded by the coding sequence ATGAGCCAGGCACTGGCGTTGTACGGCTACTGGCGCTCCAGCGCCGCCTATCGCGTGCGCATCGCGCTGAACCTCAAGGGCCTGGCCTACGAAAGCCGGCCCGTACATCTGGTCCGCAATGGCGGCGAGCAGCATCAGCCGGACTATCAGGCGCTCAATCCGCAGGAGCTGGTGCCCTGTCTGGTCGATCGGGGCCAGGTCTTCACGCAGTCCATGGCGATCATGGAGTACCTGGAGGAAACCCACCCGTTACCGCCACTGCTGCCTGCCGATGCGGCCGGCCGCGCACGCGTCCGAGCGCTGACCCAGCTGCTGGCCTGCGACGTGCACCCTCTGGGCAACCTGCGGGTGCTGCAATACCTGGGCAGTACCTTCCAGGCGGACGACGCGATGCGCGGCGAATGGTCGCGGCATTGGATCAGTGAGGGGTTCCGCGCGCTGGAAACCATGCTGGCCGGCAACGTGGCGACGGGGCGGTTCTGCCATGGCGACGAGCCCACGCTCGCCGATGCCTGCCTGGTGCCGCAGCATTACAACGCGGTCCGCTGGAAGCTGCCGATGGGCGATTTTCCAACCATCGGGCGCATCGTCGACGCCTGCCAGGCACTGGATGCCTTCAGGCAGGCCGCGCCCGAAGCTCAGGCAGATGCGCCTCCGCCAGGCTGA
- a CDS encoding phosphoglycerate kinase, which yields MSFLRMSDLDLRGKRVLIREDLNVPIEDGRITSTQRLDASLPTIKAARDAGARVMVMSHLGRPKEGQFDAESSLAPVAKWLGDKLGAPVRLVADYLGGVDVAEGEVVVLENCRMNVGEGKDDESLSKKYAALCDIFVMDAFGTAHRAQASTHGVIKYAPVAAAGPLLSAELDALGKALEHPAHPLLAIVAGSKVSTKLTLLENLIGKVDQLIVGGGIANTFIAAAGYGVGNSLYEPDLLDAAKKVIADAKRRGAEVPMPVDVVVAPEFSAHAPATVKPVDQVKDGEMILDIGPQTAKNYAELIAKAGTVVWNGPVGVFEFDAFGKGTETLARAVASSSAFSIAGGGDTLAAVDKYGIEKDVSYISTGGGAFLEFLEGKELPAVAALKARTAK from the coding sequence GTGTCCTTTCTCCGCATGAGCGATCTTGATCTGCGCGGCAAGCGCGTGCTGATCCGCGAAGACCTGAACGTGCCGATCGAGGACGGCCGGATCACTTCCACCCAGCGCCTGGATGCTTCGCTGCCGACCATCAAGGCCGCGCGCGATGCCGGCGCCCGCGTCATGGTGATGTCGCACCTGGGACGCCCGAAGGAAGGTCAGTTCGATGCCGAATCGTCGCTGGCGCCGGTGGCCAAGTGGCTGGGCGACAAACTCGGCGCACCGGTGCGCCTGGTCGCCGATTACCTCGGTGGCGTGGACGTGGCCGAGGGCGAGGTGGTGGTGCTGGAGAACTGCCGCATGAACGTCGGCGAGGGCAAGGACGACGAGTCCCTGTCGAAGAAGTATGCGGCGCTGTGCGATATCTTCGTGATGGACGCCTTCGGTACCGCGCATCGCGCGCAGGCTTCCACGCACGGCGTGATCAAGTACGCCCCCGTGGCCGCCGCCGGCCCGCTGCTGTCGGCCGAACTGGACGCGCTGGGCAAGGCGCTGGAGCATCCGGCGCATCCGCTCCTGGCGATCGTCGCCGGCTCCAAGGTGTCCACCAAGCTCACCCTGCTGGAGAACCTGATCGGCAAGGTCGATCAGCTGATCGTCGGGGGCGGCATCGCCAATACGTTCATCGCCGCTGCCGGGTACGGCGTCGGCAATTCGCTGTACGAACCGGATCTGCTCGATGCGGCCAAGAAGGTCATCGCCGACGCCAAGCGCCGGGGCGCCGAGGTGCCGATGCCGGTGGACGTGGTGGTGGCGCCGGAGTTCTCCGCGCATGCCCCGGCCACGGTCAAGCCGGTGGACCAGGTGAAGGACGGCGAGATGATCCTGGATATCGGCCCGCAGACGGCGAAGAACTATGCCGAGCTGATCGCCAAGGCCGGCACCGTAGTATGGAACGGCCCTGTGGGCGTGTTCGAATTCGATGCCTTCGGCAAGGGCACCGAGACCCTGGCGCGCGCGGTGGCCTCCTCCAGTGCGTTCTCCATCGCCGGCGGTGGCGACACGCTGGCCGCGGTCGACAAGTACGGTATCGAGAAGGACGTCTCGTACATTTCGACCGGCGGCGGCGCCTTCCTCGAATTCCTGGAAGGCAAGGAGTTGCCGGCCGTGGCCGCGCTCAAGGCACGCACGGCGAAGTGA